In Carya illinoinensis cultivar Pawnee chromosome 7, C.illinoinensisPawnee_v1, whole genome shotgun sequence, the following are encoded in one genomic region:
- the LOC122317006 gene encoding uncharacterized protein LOC122317006, with protein sequence MVATSPRPNGSEKKRWWLTNRKMVDKYIKDARNLVATQEQSEVASALSLLDAALALSPRLEKAMELKAKALLHLRRFKDVTDMLQDYIPSLKMANDDSGSLSSENSSQHFSRERVKLLGSGNLSSDSLGRDPSFKCFSVSDLKKKVMAGLYKNCDKDGQWRYLVLGQACCHLGLMEDAMALLQTGKRLATAAFRQESICWSDDSFSVSSTVTISTTTPPTTPPRDPTDLESVNQLISHIKLLLRRKTAALAALDAGLYSEAIRHFSKIVDGRRGAPQGFLAECYMHRASAYRSAGRIAESIADCNRTLALDPTCIQALDTRASLLESIRCLPDCLHDLEHLKLLYNSILRDRKLPGPVWKRHNVRYREIPGKLCALTTKIQLLKQRVASGETGDVDYYALIGLRRGCSRSELERAHLLLCLKHKPDKAISFIDKCELADDRDLDSLKDRARMSALLLYRLLQKGYSSVMATIMDEEAAEKQRKKAAAALQTAQATAIPVQQTQASKLESETNSSSFKNSSAEVPGSKKMTASTSTSSNTSVFQGVFCRDLAVVGSLLSQVGFNRQIPVKYEALSC encoded by the exons ATGGTTGCTACTTCTCCTCGCCCGAATGGTAGTGAAAAGAAGCGCTGGTGGCTTACCAACAGAAAG ATGGTGGATAAGTACATTAAGGATGCTCGCAATCTCGTAGCGACCCAAGAACAGAGCGAAGTTGCTTCAGCACTGAGCCTTCTCGACGCGGCTCTGGCCCTCTCCCCGCGGCTTGAGAAAGCCATGGAGCTCAAAGCCAAGGCTCTGCTACATCTGCGGCGGTTCAAAGACGTGACCGATATGCTCCAAGACTACATTCCGAGCCTCAAAATGGCAAACGATGACTCGGGGTCTCTCTCGTCGGAGAACTCGTCCCAGCATTTCTCGAGGGAGCGAGTCAAGCTCCTTGGGTCCGGTAACTTGTCATCTGACTCGCTGGGTCGGGATCCTAGTTTCAAGTGCTTCTCTGTCTcggacttgaagaagaaagtcaTGGCAGGGCTGTACAAAAACTGCGACAAAGATGGGCAATGGAG GTACTTGGTTCTGGGGCAAGCTTGTTGCCATCTGGGGCTAATGGAGGACGCCATGGCTCTCCTTCAGACTGGGAAGCGCCTCGCCACCGCCGCATTCCGCCAAGAGAGTATATGCTGGTCTGATGACAGCTTCTCCGTCTCCTCAACCGTCACAATCTCCACCACAACCCCTCCCACCACTCCACCCCGTGACCCCACCGATTTAGAGAGCGTAAACCAACTCATCAGCCACATAAAGCTGCTCCTCCGTCGCAAGACCGCTGCGCTCGCAGCCCTCGACGCCGGCCTATACTCCGAGGCCATCCGACACTTCAGCAAGATTGTCGATGGCCGCCGTGGCGCCCCGCAAGGCTTCTTGGCCGAGTGTTACATGCACCGGGCCTCAGCGTATCGATCAGCTGGTCGAATAGCGGAGTCCATTGCTGATTGCAACAGGACTTTGGCACTGGATCCGACTTGCATTCAGGCTCTCGATACAAGAGCCTCTCTTTTGGAATCGATTCGGTGCTTGCCCGACTGTCTGCACGATCTAGAGCATCTGAAGCTTTTGTACAACTCCATCCTGCGTGATAGGAAGCTCCCTGGGCCTGTTTGGAAGCGACACAACGTAAGGTACAGGGAGATTCCTGGGAAGCTCTGTGCGCTCACGACCAAGATCCAACTCCTGAAGCAGAGGGTTGCTTCTGGGGAGACTGGGGACGTGGATTACTACGCTTTAATTGGGTTGAGACGTGGGTGTTCGAGGTCCGAGTTAGAGAGAGCGCATTTGTTGCTGTGTTTGAAGCATAAGCCGGATAAGGCCATCAGCTTTATTGATAAGTGTGAGCTTGCGGATGATCGCGATCTTGATTCGCTTAAAGACCGAGCGAGGATGTCTGCATTGTTGCTGTACAGATTGCTCCAAAAGGGTTACTCGAGCGTAATGGCTACGATTATGGACGAGGAAGCGGCCGAGAAGCAGAGAAAGAAAGCTGCTGCTGCACTGCAAACGGCACAAGCAACGGCAATACCAGTGCAGCAAACCCAAGCATCCAAATTGGAATCGGAAACCAATTCCTCATCTTTTAAGAATTCATCAGCCGAGGTTCCTGGTTCCAAAAAAATGACGGCGTCGACTTCTACTTCTTCGAATACGTCGGTTTTCCAAGGGGTGTTTTGCCGGGACCTTGCTGTGGTTGGGAGTCTGCTTTCACAAGTTGGGTTTAACCGTCAAATCCCAGTGAAGTACGAGGCATTGAGCTGTTGA